The sequence CTTGCTTACTTCAACCATCTGATTAAATGTCTCTTCGTTACCACCAAGCATGCATGTATACCAGTTTGTGAGAACAACAGTATTTGTAAAATTCTTTGCTATTTCCCTGCTGATTCCATCACAGCATTCGTCTACGGCAACAATAAGAACTTTGTTGCGTATTCCAACACTGCCGTCAGGGCGCCTAAATCCCTCAAAATTCATGACGGACATCTCCCATTTACACTAATCCCCATCTCTTTGATTATCGCTTCCCGTATGGAGGCCGGTATATCAACATACTGGCTTTTAACATTGTGCACATGTACAAGTTCGCCCCTTTTGATTCTGTTGGTACATACCCCAATAACCGCGCCATATTTGACAACCTTTTCGCCCATCTCTATATCTGACAGAGCAATCTTATTCCCATAAGGAATATTATTCACAGCACATACAGAAAAGAGAGGTTTATTACCGTCGTCAAAGACATCAACATATTCTCCAGCATCAACACTTTCAAGCACCGTGGCAACCATATCGTTTTGATGCATTCGTATAGACCGTTTCAACGTTACACCGCCTTCGCAATCTTTTCCTGCGCCTCTTTTTCGATCTGGAGGGTCGTTACGCTTCCGTAGTCTTGAATCATCCACCGTATCCATCCACCCATTAGCAGCGCCATTATAAATACTATAGGAATCGCAGTAATAATCGCACAAGTTTTAATTGTGTTCAAGTTAGCTTTGATGAATATCATCGTAAGGGGAACGAGTGAAAGCATAATGCACCAGAACAGTCTAAGCATCGGATTGGGCTCCTCATTATTACGGAGCCCGACAGTCGTTGTTGTGGACATTGTATATGCCGCGCCGTCAAGCGTTGTCGCAAGGAAAAGTATCGTCGAGATGCAGAATATTATCATCAGGATCGGACCTCCAGGCAAAGAACGCAGTATTTGTACAATGGCGGCATTGTCTTGTCCGGCATTAAGCATATCGACAACATTGACCACCTTAGTAATGCTGCGCTGCATAGAAAGACTTCCTAACACACCGAAGAACAGGAAGCAGCCCGCGCTACCGCTAAGTATTGTGTTGGCTACAACAGAACGTATGCTCCTGCCCTTTGATACCTTTGCAATGAACACGCCTGTGAAAGGAGCGTAAGTAATCCAATACAGCCAGTAGAAAATTGTCCAAGCTTCTGGAAATCCGGATTTTGCTATAGGATCTGTAAACAGGCTCATATGGATAAAATTCTGGAGCATCAACCCGAACGAATTTACAAAATTTGACATTATGAACAATGTCGGGCCAAGGAGTGCCAGCGTAATTATAAAAAGTATCATGAGCTTGATATTCCAGTCAGATATCTTAGCCATACCCTTTTTAATCCCGATATATGAGCTGAAAGAATAGACAATAGATATCATTATTATAAGCACGACATTCATGATAAAGGATGCTTCAATTCCTAGGACATCACAGATAACCATTGTAACCAGCGGCGTAGAAAGGCCAAGAGTGATACTCAAACCGCCAAAACAGATAAACATGAACAATATGTCAACGATGCGGCATATGGCGTTTGTGGTTTTGATTCCCGTAATCGCGCTAACAATAGCGCTTAGACTTAGACCTTCATTTCTCTTAACATAAAAATGGTATGCTATCGGCAATCCGACCATAGCATACAAGGCCCATGCGCTGAATCCCCAATGGAACATTGAATAAGTTACACTCATCTCATAAGCAAGCTTGGATCCGACTGCTATTCCTAAACCCGGGGTACCGATATAATAAGCCCATTCTATAAACGCCCAATAAACTGTCGCAGAACCAAGGCCGCAGCTTATCATCATTGCCACCCAACTGAACGTACTGAACTCGGGTTTCCCCTCGCCAAGCTGTATTTTTCCATACTTTGTAAATGCGAGAAACACCAAAACGATCAGGCCGATAAATGTTAGGAGCAGAACCGGTGCGCCAAAGATATCGGTCAAAATATTGAATATGGATTTCGCTACCTTAAGAGAGGATTCCGGCAAGAAATATAGGCATCCAGTGACAAAAAAAACCACCAACATGCTGACGCCAACCAACAATTTATCTATTCGTTTATCCGACGTATTATCCATTCTAACTACCTCCTGTTAATTTACATACACCTTGCTAAGCCATGCGGTATTTGTCGATCAAATCTTCGTCTAATTCGACACCTAGGCCAATGCAGTCTGGGACAGTAACGTACCCGCCAACAAAGGGAATGCGATTTTTGACAAGTCTTGTGAATAACGGGCTTGTGCTCTGAGAATATTCCATCAAATCACACTGTTCGGCAGCCGCGAGGAACTGGACCGTTGCAGCAAGAAGAATCCCGGTGCTGAAACCATGCGGGACAAGTTTAGTCCCCTGCATTGCCGCAATGTCGTATACTTTCCTGATTTCGCTTATTCCACCGCAACGGGTTATATCTGGCTGCACAATGTCTACCTTAGACCTCTTTATAAATTCATTGAACTCATAGCGCGTCGTTAAAGATTCGCCCCCGGAAATTCTCGTCGCAGCGAGGCGAGAAAGGCGAGCGTATCCGTTCATGTCGTCGGAGAGGATCGGTTCCTCTATCCAGTTAAGATTAAATCGTTCCAAACGTTTAAACATGCTGGCGGCATGTCCGTATGTGCGCCATTTTGTTGCTATGTCGATAGATAAATCAAAATCCTTGCCCGCTTCTTCTCTGGCCGCCTCGACTATGGCTACGTCACTCTCTGGATCATCGCCAAGAATGCCGCCTCCAAATTTGAGACTTGTAAACCCTTGATTTATCAAATCGCGGACTATGATTTTGTTATCATCAGGCGAGTCAGCGGGTATAAACGTTCCATAAGCTCTAATCTTATCCCTGTACTTTCCTCCGAGCAACATGTGGATTGGGACATTATAGTACTGCGAAGCAATATCCCAAAGTGCAATATCCACCGCGCTCATTGCATGAATTCCAACGCCTCTTCTTCCATTATAATTTGACGACCAATACATCTTATCCCACAGCTTCTGAATTTCTAACGGATTCTCCCCAACCAGAAGCCTGCGCAGCCCGCCGCAATATAGGTTTGACTCCGGCGCATCAATCATCGCCTTTGCTACGAGCGGCGACGTATCGCTTTCTCCGATACCTACGAGCCCTTCGTCAGTAAATACTTTCACGATGAAGGCATCGTCGCCCCACTCACAAGCCTCGTCATAACCAGGTATACGCAAACAAATTACTTCAACTTTTGATATCTTCATATCACTTGTTTTCTCCCCTTTGAATCTTAATGATATATCTTTGATGCTTAGAATCTATCACGCAGTATTATTAAAGTCAATAGCGTAAAATCGATTATTATCAAAAATATATTAATAAAATATTGTTTTTTACATTATATAATTAACTTTTAATGAGTTATTTTTAACTCAAAACTATATTTTTTACTTGAGATTTGAGTCATATTTGACTCAAGCCTTGCTTTACGTTTATAATTTTGAGAACGAGTTTGCGTTGTTATCATTATTTAGAGTCCTACATTAGAAACGATGAACTTTTAATAATTGGCAGAGGACGCAACGTTGCAAATCAAATAACATGGAGGAAAAGGCAAAATGTCACCTATGCATATGCAGATTAATACCCCCCTTGATGGGAACGAGCTCTCCAAAATTATTGATTGCATGTACGACGAAGTGATAATTTATGATGGCAATTACAACATTGTTTATGTCAACCAAGCGTGCTGTAGACACTACGGCTGCACCCCCGAGTACATGATTGGCAAAAACTTTTTTGATTTCATTAACGCTGATTGGTGGGATCCATCAATATTACCAATTGTGTATAAGGAAAAGAGGACATATGCGATAAAACAAAAGACATATATCGGCGCTGAACTTCTTACAATAGCGGTCCCTATCTTTGACGAGAGCAAAAACATCAAATATGTTGTAATGAACGTGCGCGATAATATAAGCAATATTGATTTATATAACCCACAATATCTGTATATAGACTCTGCAAACGAGAACATCAAGCCGATATCTGAGAGCAAGATAATGAAAGAGCTTCTACAAAAAGTTAAAAAGATTGGGCAGATGGACGTTCCATGTATTATTCGTGGGGAAAGCGGGGTCGGGAAAAAAGTGGTGGGCAGATATCTGCATGCGATTAGTAAGAGAAAAGATAAACCTTTGATTGTCATTGACTGTGACTTGGCCTCGGACGAGCAGCTGGAGAACAAGATTAAAGAATTATTAGCTTATATAAAAGGTGAAGACAGTACGGCAGAATTTACCTCCGGGAGTACGCTGCTGTTTTGTAATATCTCACAAATGCCTATGAAATCTCAGGTATTGCTGTCCCAGTTTTTCCCTATGGACAATAAAAAGATGAATGCAATAAAAATCATTGCAACAACAAGTAAAAACTTGAATATCATGATGAAGAACGGTCAGTTCAGAGAAGACTTATACTACAAATTAAACGTTGCTGAAATATATGTCCCTCCGCTAAGAAGACGTCGAGAAGATATACGCCCTCTAATTTATATCTTCCTACAAAACTTCTGTAAGCAATATGGCGTAACGCGCCAATTTACAAATGGAGTTATTAAGGCTATGGTTAATTCTGAATGGGGAAGAAACGTCAGCGAACTTAAATTTTTAGTAGAGAGGCTCGTCGTTATGTCTGAAAACATCGTAATCGATGTAAACCAGCTACCGATTAATTTCTTTGGCATTAGCGACACAGACGAACCTCCCATCGAGGGCTCTTCTGAGTCTTTCGACGAGAAAATGGATATGTATGAACACTATGTAATTAATGACGCTTATCAGAAGTTCAAGACGTCGCGCAACCTTGCAAAGCATTTGGGCTTGAGTCAGACTAAGGCCAATAATCTTATACGAAAGCATATCAGAACAGAAGATAAAAACTAATAGGTATAGGACAAAACGAAAAAAGCCTTTGCTAGCAACCTTAAGACAATCTATGGGGCGCATTTGGCAGGGAAATCAGAAGCAATCACACGCCATTAAAACCGTTTAGTTGTCACTGAAAAAGTCCGTTTTGAGCGTGTGAAATAAAGTCTGATTTATTTTTTGCTTCCCTGTATACTTCCAAATACTTTTTCACATCAGCCAGAAGGGCGTCGTCGTTCAAAAGCCCGTCTTCTTTTTCCGCTTCGTATACGTTGGGGTCCGGCTCGTACAGGGAGACGGACATGATTAGATCGTCCAGATAGGTATTATATTCCCACTCAGATATTTGATCATATTCCCCGTCCCACAAATCCAGATATTGGTGTGCGAAATCCTTAGCGGAGAGTTCTCCGGCAACGAGTTTTTCACACATCTCCTTGAATTGTATTCCGGCTTTCGTTTCTATAACTTCTTCCATTTTTCCGCCCTCCTTATCTTTTATTATTACTTTAATTAATTATAGCATTTCGGAGCGTAGCAGAAAATTATTTTCTGTGAGATGTTAGGTGTAATATAAGAACTCTGGAGAAAAAATAAAATACCCTAGTAAAATTCTACGAGGGAACAAATAAGAATGCCGCAAAAGTAGGCCTTATGGCAAAAACTATTTGCTCCGGGGCAGATTTATTATCATTAATTGCTATGAGCAGAGAAAAACATAAGTAAGGGCTACCCACACTATATAAGCTGACGTTTCATCGCAGTCTATAACGCCGCAGAATCTATGCCATTGTGTCGTTGATATCACAAAAAATTAGGAAAGAATGTGTAATTTACTATTAAAACGTATGGTCAAGCTTTATCGTTTCGCTGTATTGAAAGAGAACAGCCTTACCGATAATCCTGAAAACATTGCGGTCGTCGATATATTCCTTTGGAATGTCGATATCTCCGCCGTCGGGAGAAAGAAGCCGAACAGCGCCGTCAGGCATTTTTTGAAAACGTTTTATTGCTGTTTTTGACTTATACGCAACCAATATAATATCGAAATCATCGACTCGCTCAGCCGGGTTTATTATCAAATAACCGCCGCGCTTTACTCCGAAACTGGACATGCTGTCGTCCGTGATCTTCAACGAAAACGGCGGCGTATTCACATCGATCTTTCCGACAAGAGCACGGGGGACAGATACCGATTCTTTTGCCGTGTCCGCTGAAATAACCGCATTTTCAATATCAGTCGTTAAGACGCAAATATTATCTTTTCCGTCGAAGTAGTCGCCTTTGTTTTGTGCTTCATCGCCCTTCGCAAGATAATCCAAGGAGACACCGAGCATATCTGCAAGCGTAAGAGCGTCGCTGAGTTTCGGTTCCCTTTCGCCGCGTTCGTACCTCGCTATGGTTTCAGTATCTATACCTATAACTTCAGCAAGATCGGAGCGCCGCAGCCTCTTCTCTTTCCTTAAACGGGCCAGCCTGATTCCGAAATTCTCCATATATTTCACCTTCCTTTCTATAAACTATACTTTTGTAGTTTTTAAGACAACAGAATATTTGATGTGTAAAATATAATATTTATATTGTCAAAAATCATAAATATGATAATATTGTAGTTATTAGTACACATAAAGCATCATATACAATATTTTAGTTGCATAATTAAAGGAAGGCGATGCGGGTATCTGTTTAAATCTATCAGCGTACTTTTTACAGGGCCAAAGATGACGACATTTTAAGCGGGAAACATATTAAGGGGGAAAAGTCTTGAGAAAACTATCTGCATTTTTATTGATCGCGCTGGCGGCTGTGACCGTACTGCTGTCGGCCGCAGCGCAAAGCGCGTATGCCGCGCCAGGAGGCACTACTGTACCAGGAGTCGGCTATGTAGATGAGGAGGAAATACCTGACGGCACAACGACGGATTCTAAGTTAGCAGACGACCTTCGCGCCCCAATAGAGCCTATCATAACACCGGAATCCAGCAGCCTTACATCGCAAAGCTCCGGCATTAATATGATAAATCCACCGGACGGCGCGACAAACGTGCCGGCAGGCCCGATTACTATACGCTGGAGCGGTGGAAACGGCACGTATCGTTACTCTTTCACAGGCAGCTCAGAGTATGGGCAGAGTAGCAGTTCTGGGAGCATCTCAATCGTAGGCGCAAATCCTTCACCTTCAATCGAAGAAAATTTGGCGCCGGGGACAACGTATAAATTAACAATACAGTCAGGCATCAGCTACGGCATATTCCACTTTACAACAGTCGATCCGATTAAAGTCTCCGGCATATCTATGACTGAAAAAGAGCTTACTATAACCGAAGGCGAAAAAAGTTATCTCGGCTATACAATTTCTCCTTCAGACGCCTACAATACGAAGGTAACTTGGAAGTCGAGCAATACAGGCGTTGCGAGGGTCGATTCGCGGGGTGAGGTTACGGCCGTTGCTCCAGGCAATGCCGTGATTACCGCGACCACAAGGGACGGAGGCTATACTGATACCTGTTCTGTAACGGTTCAGAAGGCCGTTGTCAAAGTCTCAGGAATATCGCTGACGACAAATCAACTCAACATGACCGAGGGCGAGAAGGGCAAACTCAGCTATAACATAACACCCTCAAATGCCACCGACGAAACGGTAAATTGGAAGTCCAGCAACAGCGGCGTAGCTGCTGTAGACTCTTCAGGCAACGTCACAGCCGTCGCCCCCGGAACTGCGACTATTACAGTTACGACCAAAGACGGCGGATATTCGGCTAACGCAACTGTTACCGTAAAGGAAAAGACCGTTAAAGTAACAGGAATATCGCTGACGACAAATCAGCTCAACATGACCGAGGGCGAGAAGGGCAAACTCAGCTATAACATAACACCCTCAAATGCCACCGACGAAACGGTAAATTGGAAGTCCAGCAACAGCGGCGTAGCTGCTGTAGACTCTTCAGGCAACGTCACAGCCGTCGCCCCCGGAACTGCGACTATTACAGTTACGACCAAAGACGGCGGATATTCGGCTAACGCAACTGTTACCGTAAAGGAAAAGACCGTTAAAGTAACAGGAATATCGCTGACGACAAAGCAGCTCAACATGACCGAAGGCGAGAAGGGCAAACTCAGCTATAACATAACACCCTCAAATGCCACCGACAAAACGGTAAATTGGAAGTCCAGCAACAGCGGCGTAGCTGCCGTAGACTCTTCAGGCAACGTCACAGCCGTCGCCCCCGGAACTGCGACTATTACAGTTACAACGGTAGACGGAGGCCATACTGATGTGTGTTCCGTAACGGTTGAAAAAGCCGTCGTTGCTGTCTCCGGCATATCATTAGCTGAAAAAGAGCTCAACATAGTCGAAGGCGAAAATAGTGAGCTCAGGTATACAATTACTCCGTCAGACGCAACCGATAGGAGCGTGAGCTGGAA is a genomic window of Synergistes jonesii containing:
- a CDS encoding sigma 54-interacting transcriptional regulator → MSPMHMQINTPLDGNELSKIIDCMYDEVIIYDGNYNIVYVNQACCRHYGCTPEYMIGKNFFDFINADWWDPSILPIVYKEKRTYAIKQKTYIGAELLTIAVPIFDESKNIKYVVMNVRDNISNIDLYNPQYLYIDSANENIKPISESKIMKELLQKVKKIGQMDVPCIIRGESGVGKKVVGRYLHAISKRKDKPLIVIDCDLASDEQLENKIKELLAYIKGEDSTAEFTSGSTLLFCNISQMPMKSQVLLSQFFPMDNKKMNAIKIIATTSKNLNIMMKNGQFREDLYYKLNVAEIYVPPLRRRREDIRPLIYIFLQNFCKQYGVTRQFTNGVIKAMVNSEWGRNVSELKFLVERLVVMSENIVIDVNQLPINFFGISDTDEPPIEGSSESFDEKMDMYEHYVINDAYQKFKTSRNLAKHLGLSQTKANNLIRKHIRTEDKN
- a CDS encoding mandelate racemase/muconate lactonizing enzyme family protein produces the protein MKISKVEVICLRIPGYDEACEWGDDAFIVKVFTDEGLVGIGESDTSPLVAKAMIDAPESNLYCGGLRRLLVGENPLEIQKLWDKMYWSSNYNGRRGVGIHAMSAVDIALWDIASQYYNVPIHMLLGGKYRDKIRAYGTFIPADSPDDNKIIVRDLINQGFTSLKFGGGILGDDPESDVAIVEAAREEAGKDFDLSIDIATKWRTYGHAASMFKRLERFNLNWIEEPILSDDMNGYARLSRLAATRISGGESLTTRYEFNEFIKRSKVDIVQPDITRCGGISEIRKVYDIAAMQGTKLVPHGFSTGILLAATVQFLAAAEQCDLMEYSQSTSPLFTRLVKNRIPFVGGYVTVPDCIGLGVELDEDLIDKYRMA
- a CDS encoding UxaA family hydrolase; the encoded protein is MKRSIRMHQNDMVATVLESVDAGEYVDVFDDGNKPLFSVCAVNNIPYGNKIALSDIEMGEKVVKYGAVIGVCTNRIKRGELVHVHNVKSQYVDIPASIREAIIKEMGISVNGRCPS
- a CDS encoding BCCT family transporter, translating into MDNTSDKRIDKLLVGVSMLVVFFVTGCLYFLPESSLKVAKSIFNILTDIFGAPVLLLTFIGLIVLVFLAFTKYGKIQLGEGKPEFSTFSWVAMMISCGLGSATVYWAFIEWAYYIGTPGLGIAVGSKLAYEMSVTYSMFHWGFSAWALYAMVGLPIAYHFYVKRNEGLSLSAIVSAITGIKTTNAICRIVDILFMFICFGGLSITLGLSTPLVTMVICDVLGIEASFIMNVVLIIMISIVYSFSSYIGIKKGMAKISDWNIKLMILFIITLALLGPTLFIMSNFVNSFGLMLQNFIHMSLFTDPIAKSGFPEAWTIFYWLYWITYAPFTGVFIAKVSKGRSIRSVVANTILSGSAGCFLFFGVLGSLSMQRSITKVVNVVDMLNAGQDNAAIVQILRSLPGGPILMIIFCISTILFLATTLDGAAYTMSTTTTVGLRNNEEPNPMLRLFWCIMLSLVPLTMIFIKANLNTIKTCAIITAIPIVFIMALLMGGWIRWMIQDYGSVTTLQIEKEAQEKIAKAV
- a CDS encoding colicin immunity domain-containing protein, which produces MEEVIETKAGIQFKEMCEKLVAGELSAKDFAHQYLDLWDGEYDQISEWEYNTYLDDLIMSVSLYEPDPNVYEAEKEDGLLNDDALLADVKKYLEVYREAKNKSDFISHAQNGLFQ
- a CDS encoding XRE family transcriptional regulator, with the translated sequence MENFGIRLARLRKEKRLRRSDLAEVIGIDTETIARYERGEREPKLSDALTLADMLGVSLDYLAKGDEAQNKGDYFDGKDNICVLTTDIENAVISADTAKESVSVPRALVGKIDVNTPPFSLKITDDSMSSFGVKRGGYLIINPAERVDDFDIILVAYKSKTAIKRFQKMPDGAVRLLSPDGGDIDIPKEYIDDRNVFRIIGKAVLFQYSETIKLDHTF